The nucleotide window TTGCGCTGTCCTCGGTACTGAACGGCAATCCGCCTGCCGTTGCCGCCGGCGCACGCGTCTTCGGCAGCGCCGAAGAATCGGAGTACGTCCGCGCGCGCAGTTCGCTGGCGAAGACCATCACGGGCGATAGCGTGTTCGCCGCCGACAGGCGGCGCGGGCCCGCACGCGCGTCCGTACACGCGTCGTCGCAGAGTGCGCCCGCGGAGCCGGCGGCCGATTATGCGGTTTTCCGTCAACGCTATCTCTCCATCCAGCAGTCGATGGAAATGGCGATCGGCAATCTGCGCGGCCGCCTGCGTGGCATGCTGGCCACCAGAACGCCCGCGATGGCGCGGCTCGCCGTGGTGGACGCGGTGATGGAGCGCGCGCTGGGCGAGCGCGAGCGCAATCTGCTGGCTGCCATACCCGCGCTGCTGGCCGGGCACTTCGAGCGCTTGCGCGCGGCCGAGCAGGCGGCGCTGGCCGCCGCCGAAGCGTCGGATGAAGCCGCAAGCAGCGCCGCAAGCAACGCAGCGGCGCTCACACCCGGCGCATGGCTGAACGTGTTCCGCAAGGACATGCAAAGCGTGTTGCTTGCCGAACTGGATATTCGTTTACAACCGGTCGAAGGGTTGCTCGCCGCCCTTCGCGCCAGCTAACTGGGACACTATGTCCAGATATCGTATTGATCTCGTTGTGTTTTTGGCAGGTCTGGCCGCTGTGTGCTGGATCGCCGCCGGCTACCTCGGTTCGAACCCGCTGGCACTGGCCGTCACCTTATTGATCGGCGTGTGCTATCTGGCGGGCTCGCTCGAATTGCACCGCTACAACCAGGCCACGGCCACGTTGACGCACGCCGTCGCGGAAATGTCCGGGCCGCCGCCGAGCCTTGGTACGTGGCTCGAGCCCTTGCATCCGAGCCTGCGCAACGCAGCGCGCCTGCGCGTCGAGGGCGAGCGGGTGGCCTTGCCGGGTCCGGCACTGACGCCTTACCTGGTCGGCTTGCTGGTGCTGCTGGGCATGCTCGGCACGCTGCTCGGCATGGTGGTGACCTTGCGCGGCACCGGCATGGCGCTGGAAAGCGCAACCGACCTGCAGGCGATCCGCGCTTCGCTCGCCGCGCCGGTCAAGGGTTTGGGCTTTGCGTTCGGCACCTCGATCGCGGGCGTGGCGACCTCCGCGATGCTGGGGCTGCTGTCCGCGCTGTGCCGGCGCGAGCGCCTGCAAGCCGCGCAGATGCTCGACGTGAAGATCGCGACGACCCTGCGCATCTACTCGCAGAGTCATCAGCGTGAAGAGGCCTTCAGGCTCCTGCAGCGTCAGTCCGAGGTGATGCCCACGCTGGTCGACCGGCTGCAGACGATGATGTCGGCCATCGAGCACCAGAGCCTCGCCTTGAACGAGCGGCAGATCGCCAGCCAGGAGGCCTTCCACGGCAGGGCCGAGGCCGCTTATACGCGCCTCGCGAATTCGGTCGAGCAGTCGTTGAAGGAGAGCGTGGCGGACAGCACGCGCGCCGCCGGCGCGGCGCTGCAGCCGGTCATGGAAGCCACGATGGCCGGCCTCGCGCGCGAGACGACGGCGATGCACGCCACCGTCACGCACGCTGTGCAGCGGCAACTGGACGGCCTGTCGAGCGGCTTCGAGACGACCACCACGACCGTCGCGGATATCTGGAACAAGGCATTGGCGGGACATCAGCGTTCGAGCGAGGAACTGGCGCAGCATCTGCGCGCCTCGCTGGATCGCTTCACCGACACTTTCGAGCAACGCTCGGCGGGTCTGCTGGATGGCGTTTCCGCGCGGCTGGAAAGCACGGCGGGCAACGTCTCGCAGGCTTGGAACGAGGCGCTGTCGCGTCAGGAGAGCGTCGGCGAGAAGCTCGCGGCGAGCAACCAGCAGGCGTTGGCGGCGGCCGCCGCGACTTTCGAGCAGCACGCGGCGTCCTTGCTGAGTGGCGTGGGTCAGTCGCACGCCGACTTGCAGACCGAACTGGCTTCGAAAGATGAACAGCGGCTCGCGGTTTGGACCGAAGCGCTCGGTGCGATGGCGGCGACGTTGAGCAAGGAGTGGGAGCAGTCGGGCGCGCAGACCGCGAGCCGTCAGCAGGAAATCTGCGAGACGCTGGCACAAACCGCACGCGATATTTCAGCCCAAACGCAAGCACACGCCAGCAATACGATCGCGGAGATCGACAGGCTCGTCGAGGCCGCAGCCGAAGCGCCGAAAGCGGCGGCGAATCTGCAGGCCGAATTGGCCTCGCGAGATCAGCAGCGTCTGGCGGCCTGGACCGAGACGCTCGGCGCGATGGCCGCCACGTTGAGCAAGGAATGGGCGCAGTCGGGCGCACAAACCGCGAGTCGTCAGCAGGAAATCTGCGAGACGCTGGCACAAACCGCACGCGATATTTCGGCCCAAACGCAAGCACACGCCAGCAATACGATTGCAGAAATCGACCGGCTCGTGCAGGCCGCGGCGGAAGCGCCGAAGGCCGCGGCAAATCTGCAAGCCGAACTGGCCTCACGCGATCAGCAGCGTCTGGCGGCCTGGACCGAAGCGCTCGGCGCGATGGCTAAGACCTTGAGCGACGAGTGGCAACAAGCGGGCGCACGCACCGCGAGCAGTCAGCAGGAAATCTGCGAAACGTTGGCGCAAACCGCGCGCGACATCTCGGCCCAGACGCAGGCCCACGCCAGCGACACGATCGCCGAGATCGGCCAACTCGTGCAAGCGGCTTCGGAAGCGCCCAAGGCCGCGGCCGAAGTCGTCGCCGAACTGCGTCAGAAGCTCTCCGAGAGCATGGTCCGCGACACCGCGATGCTGCAGGAGCGCAGCCGCTTGCTGGAAACGCTGGAAACCCTGCTGGATGCCGTCAATCACGCGTCCACCGAGCAGCGCACGGCGGTCGACGCGCTCGTCGCCACATCGGCGGATTTGCTGGAGCGCGTGGGCACGCGCTTCACCGACAAGATCGAAGTCGAGACCGGCAAGCTGGGCTCGGTGGCCGCGCAAGTCACCGGCAGCGCCGTCGAAGTGGCGAGTCTCGGCGAAGCGTTCGGCACCGCCGTGCAAGTGTTCGGCGAGTCGAACGACAAACTGGTGACGCACCTGCAACGTATCGAAACCGCGCTCGACAAATCCCTCGCGCGCAGCGACGAACAGCTTGCGTACTACGTGGCGCAGGCGCGGGAAGTCATCGACCTGAGCGTGATGTCGCAGAAGCAGATCGTCGAAGACCTGCAGCAGCTTGCCGGCCGGCGTGCGTCAGTGGGAGCTGAAGCGGCATGAGCGAGGACATCGACGGCGGCGTGGAGCAGATCGCGCCGATCTGGCCGGTTTTCGGCGACCTGATGTCGGTGCTGCTGGGCGCCTTCGTGCTGATCCTCGTGGGCGTGATCGGCGTGCAACTGGAACTGTCGAGCAAGCTGGAGCAGGAGGTCAAGCAGCGTCAACTGGAAACGCAGCGCCGCAAGACGCTTGAGCAGGCGCTGGCGGGCCCGCTCGCGGCGGGGCGCGTGACGCTCGTGAATGGGCGCATCGGCATCAGCGGCAATGTGCTGTTTGCGCTGAACTCCGATCAGTTGCAGCCGCAAGGCCGGGATTTGCTGAAGAGTCTGGCCGGGCCGCTGTCCGCGTATCTCGGCGCCAATGACGAAATCCTGATGGTGAGCGGCTTTACCGACGACCAGCGTTTGCGCGAAGGCAATCGCCGTTTCGCCGACAACTGGGAATTGTCGGCGCAGCGCGCGTTGACGGTGACGCGCGCGCTGATCGACGACGGCGTGCCCGCACCGTCGCTGTTTGCGGCGGCGTTCGGCTCCGGGCAACCTGTGAGTTCGAATACGGACGAGCAGGGACGCGCCAAAAACCGTCGCGTGGAAATAGCGCCGGTCCCGCGGCCGTCGACCTCGACGGTGAAGCCTCGTGAGTAACGGCGGCGATAGCGATCAGACAGGCGTAGCCCGTGCAACGCTCGACGCGTGGCGCGAGCGCGGCGCCGATCGGCTGGATCCTGTCCGCTTCCATTTCATCGACGCGCTCGAACGACGCGCGGCCGGCCACAGCGGCGAAGCGCGGCGGATTCTGGACGAAAGGCTATCCGGTCTGCTGGACGCCTACGCCGGGCATATCGAACGCGCGGCCTCTTCGGCTGACGACGCCGGTGTCCAAGCCACCGACGAGTCCGCGCATGCGACGCTGAAGAGCCTCGTCGACTACATCGCGAGTCAAAATCATGTGCCCGTGGCGATCGGTTTGCCGCGCGCCGCTTCCTATCCCGAACTGCCCGCGCTCGATTACTTCAGGGAAGTCTGGTCGAAGGTCCGCACGGAGAAACAGATGCGGCAGTCGCTGGAACAAGTGCCGGGAAATGCCGGCCCGCTTAACTCGAGCAGCCTCGTGCACCGGGCGCTCTCGCTCATGCGCGAAGTTTCGCCGGGCTACCTCAAGCAGTTTCTGTCCTACGTCGATGCCTTGTCGTGGATGGAGCAGATCAACGGCGGCGCCGCGCCCGTCGGTAAAGACGCACCTCGCGCCGGCAGCACCGGCAAGAGCGCTCGCGGCAAGGCACGCTAGTGCGATAGGCGCCGGAACGTTCCCGGCGCTTTTTCCTTCATGGCTGACGGCGCTCAGTCGAAATCGAATACGTCGAAAAGCGAGCGCTTTTTCTTCTGCGTCTGATAGCCCGATCGATGGTCGTCGTAACCACGGCGGCTATCGTACGAATGATCCCGCTCCCGATGGCTCTCGCGGCTCGCGCGTGGGGCGGCGGACGTGTCGGGACTCGCCGCGTCCTGCGCGATCAGCTTGTCGAGTTCGCCGCGATCGAGCCACACGCCCCGGCAGTCGGGGCAGTAATCGACTTCGATCGAGCGGCGCTCGGTCATCAGCAGGTCGGTGGTCTTGCAAACAGGGCATTTCATGGTGTCGCTCCTCAAGGGTAGAAAGACATCGAATGCTGGACCGGGCGAATTCAAACTGCCCGATCCGGGAAAAACCATCACACGCTATCGATCACTGCCCGGTGCTCAGCACGCGCTTCGATTTAGCGCGACGCACCAGCATGTTCATCGCCTCCACGAACGCGGAGAACGCCATCGCCACGTAGATGTAGGCCTTCGGCACGTGCGAACCGAAACCTTCTGCAATCAGCGTCATACCGATCACGAGCAGAAAACTGAGCGCGAGCGTGACGATGGTCGGATTGCGATCGATAAAGCGTGACAGCGGGCGGGCGGCGAACAGCATTGTCAGCACCGCGCTGATCACCGCGACGAACATGATCGGCATGTGTTCGGTCATGCCGACCGCCGTGATGATGCTGTCGACCGAGAAGACGATATCGAGCACCAGGATCTGGCCGATCGCGGCCGCCACGGTCAACTGGACGGTGCTGCCCGCCTTGTTGCGTTCTTCTTCGGCATGCATCACGTGATGGTGAATCTCACACGTCGCCTTCCAGACGAGGAACAGGCCGCCGCCGAGCAGGATCAGATCGCGCCACGAAAACGCGTGGCCGAACAGCGTGATGGCCGGCGCGGTCAACTGCGCGATCCACGCGACGGTGCCGAGCAGGCCGAGCCGCATGACCAGCGCGAGCATGATGCCGATGCGCTGCGTGCGCGCGCGTTGCGCTTCTGGCAGCTTGTTGCTGAGGATCGAGATGAAGATCAGGTTGTCGATGCCGAGCACGATTTCCATCACGACCAGCGTGAGGAGCGCGGCCCATGCGGCGGGGTCGGCAGCGAGTGTGAGCAGAGTGTCCATGGTGTCCGTAAGCGAATAAATGCGGGTGACGTCGGATTAGCGTCATGATCGCCATCTTCTGGCTTCGGATAAATCAGTGATACTCTGAGCGACGTATCGTTTTTTTCGAAGTGTCACGCCATGCTCAATTACCGTCATCTGTACTATTTCTGGATCGTCGTGAAAGAAGGCGGCTTTGCGCGCGCGGCCGAACGGCTGGACATGGCAGTTCAGACCATCAGCGCGCAGGTGCGGGAGCTGGAGAAATCGATCGGGCGCCAATTGCTGAAACCGGCGGGGCGCGGTGTCACGATGACCGAAGCCGGCGAGACGGCGTTCAATCGCGCGGAGCAGATTTTTCAGCTCGGCGAGGCGCTCCTCGACGAGATGCGCGAGGCTGGCGGGGAAGGCGTGGCGCGGCTCGCCGTCGGTCTTTCCGACGGCATTTCAAAGCTCGCGGCGCACGCGCTGCTGGCGCCGGTGCTTGGCACGCCCTCGCTCAGGCTTTTATGTCACGAGGGCGAGCACGCGGAGCTGATGTCGGAACTCGCGCTGCATCGGCTCGATCTGGTGCTCGCTTGCCAGCCGGCGCCGCACAATGCCGATCTGCGCGTGCTGAGCCAGCGCCTGGCCGGCTCGCCGGTCGACTGGTACGGCCCGACCGAGATCATCCGCAAATCCGCGCGCGCGGGCTTTCCGCAATGCCTGGCGGAGGTGCCCGTGCTTCTGCCGACCCGGCACGCCGCTCTGCGCGCGCGGCTCGACCGTTGGTTCGACGCGCAGGGCATCCGGCCGCGCATCGTCGGCGAATTCGAGGACAGCGCGCTGATGGCGGTATTCGCCGCGCGCGGCCTCGGCGTGTTTCCGCTCGCGGAACTCGGCGCGGAAGATCTGTCGCTGCTGCGGGGCCTGCGCTGGCTCGGCCGCGCGGACGGCGTGATCGAGGAGATTCACGCCATCCGCTCGCGTCGCGGGCAACATCACGGGCTCGCTTCTCAGGTGGTGGCCGGCGCGCGCTGATAACCGCGCATGACGCGCGACGGAAGCCCGTGACGGTTGACGGCCGGCGTCAGGTCGGGTCCCCACGCGTTCAGCACGGCGGCGAGCAGGGCGATTTCGCCGTCCGCCAGATAGTCGTCCGCGACCGCCACGGCGACACACAGGCGAATGACCTTGCGGCGCAACACGGGATCGTCGATCTCGTCGATCAAGATCGTGAGCATGGCCGGATCGAGGCGGCCCACCGGCGGCGCGAACGACAGATGCGCGACCGAGTGGTCCTCGCACAGCGTCTGCACGATCTGCTCGAATTGCGCAGGCGCGAGACCGAGTTCGCCGGCGATATTCAATCTCTGAAGCACGCGCTCTTCCGAACTGCACACGTGGCCGTCCGAAATGAGGGCCAGCGCGACGATGCGTGCTGCGGCTTGCGGGCTGTTACGCGGATAGGTTCGCATGATTTTTTCCTTACGTGGACGATGTCCGTAGTGAAGATGAACTCCAGTCTGCGGTAGGTTCAGGATCGGATAAACCTGCTAATTGCGGAGCGAAGGTTCGGAAAAGACGAAGCTTGGCGGAATGATCCGTGCGAGCGTGTTTGTTGCCTGCATGTCTGTCACCGCACGTCCCAAGTCCACTCCCGACGTTTGCAGTGTTTGACTACATCGTGACGGCTTTCTATGTTGAAAGCTGCTCATAACGTCGGCCCGAGCGGATGCGCGAAGTTTCTTTCTCCTTTCCTCCGACAAATCACGGCCTCTCCAGCCTACAACTCCATTGCGCGCGTCATGTCCGCTAGTCCGCCCAGTCTCCGGCAGCAGATACGTTTCTGTACCAGCAGCGACGACGTGCGCATTGCCTATGCGAGTTCGGGCAGCGGTCCGGTGATCGTCAAGGCCGCAAACTGGCTGAGCCATCTCGAACTCGATCTCAAGAGTCCTGTGTGGAGTCATCTGGTCGAGGAACTGAGCCGCAAGCACACGCTCGTGCGTTACGACCAGCGCGGCTGCGGGCTGTCTGATCGCGACGTCGCGGATATTTCGTTCGAAGCCTGGCTGCATGACCTCGAGGCCGTGATCGACGCGAGCGGCGTCGAACGCTTCACATTGCTCGGCATCTCGCAGGGCGCGTCGATTTCCATCGCTTACGCGGTTGCGCATCCGGAGCGCGTGAAGCGGTTGGTACTCTACGGCGGCTATGCGCGCGGCAAGCTCAAGCGGCACGGCGGCGACGCGATGCGCGACGAGGCCGAAACGCTCGTCAAGCTCGCCGAACTCGGCTGGGGTCAGCAGAACCCGGCCTTCCGGCAATTCTTCACGACGCAGTTCATCCCCGGCGGCACGCCCGAGCAGCACCGCTGGTTCAACGAACTCGAACGCATGACCACCACGCCGCGCAACGCCGCGCGAATCATGCGGGTCTTCAACGAGATCGATGTCGTCGATCTGCTCGAACAGGTCACGTGCCCGACGCTCGTGTTGCACGCAAGCGGCGATGCCCGCGTGCCCTTCGAAGAAAGCCGCCTGCTAGCGGGGCAGATTCCGGATGCGCGTTTTGTGCCGCTCGAAAGCGAGAATCATATGCTGCTCGATACGGAGCCCGCATGGCTGCGCTGGCGCGAAGAAATCAGAAACTTTCTCTCGACCGACGTCGCCCTCGATCCCGTGTTCGCCACGCTGACGCCGCGTGAGCGCGACATCGTCGAACTGATTGCGGGTGGACGGGATAACGCGCAGATTGCCGCGCGGCTCGCGCTCAGCGAAAAGACCGTACGCAATCACATCACGAGCATCTTTGCGAAGCTCGAAGTGGAGAACCGTTCGCAGGCCATCGTGCTAGCTCGCAAGGCCGGTTTCGATTCGCCGGCGGCCTGACAGTATCGAGCCCGCGTGGCCATCCGGGACACAGGTCCCCCTGCATCGCACGAATCCACGCTATTCCGGCTGCTTGCCGGGACTACCGCCTCATGCGCATTCCCACTCCGGCACGGAGAATTCGATTCAGACGGTGGCCCATGCGAAGTCTCGCCGCGCCGCTCGAATCCCCTTTTCCATCGAGGAGTAGTGCCATGAATGCCATCCCGGCTGAGTCGCCGTCGCAGCGTTACGCCAAATGTATTGAAGTGTCCCGGCGTATCCGCTGGGATATCGACCGCGACGTGATTCGCGGACGCCGCTTCGATCTCGCGCACAAGTTCCTGCCCGACGGTCTCACGGAAGTCGACCAGTTGCCGTTCCTGAACGCGGGCGAACGCCGTCTGATGTCGCAGGTGCAGGGACGCACTTACGCGAACATGTTCCGGCTGGTCGAGCGTTTCGTCGGCGCGAAGATGCTCGAAGTCGGCCGCGATCACGCGCTGGGCGATCAGATCGCGCTCGAAGCTGTGATGCGCTTCACCGAAGAAGAATTGAAGCATCAGGAACTGTTCCGCCGCCTCGAACTGCTGGCCGGTGAAGACATGCCGGCGGGTTACCGCTTCATGCCGTCGACCGACGACGTCGCGAACTTCGTTCTCAGCAAATCGACGTGGGCCATTCTCGCGTTGATCTGCTGCATCGAGATCGTGACGCAAGTGCATTATCGCCAGAGCATGGAAGTCGACGACAGTCTGTCGCCGCTCTTCAAAGACGTGTTCCTGTTTCACTGGAAGGAAGAGTCGCAGCACGCGATCATCGACGAACTCGAATGGGTGCGCGACGATGCGAAGCTCGATGCCACGGCGCGCGATGCGGCGGTTGGCGACCTGATCGAATTGATCGGCGCGGTGGACGGTTTGCTGCAACTGCAAGCCGAGGCGGATGCGGAGTACTTTCTCGCCAATGCCGGGCGCACTTTCACCGATCACGAACAGGCGCGCGTGAAAGCCGGGATGCTGGATGCGTATCGATGGCAGTACATCGTGTCGGGTGTCGAAGAGCCGCGTTTCTCCAAACTCTTGACGAGCCTGATCGACGAACGTCAGGGCGAGCGGCTGGGCGCGTCGCTCGCGCCGATCGTGCGGCGTAAGTTGAGTACTTTGATCTTGACTCAGATGTGATGGATCGAGTTGACCGACTGGTCGCCGGTGAAACGCCTGACTTCGAGACGTCTCATCGGAGAACCAGGCGAACTTTGTCGATTTAAAGCGGATGAAGCTTGCCATTGAGGTCCATCGACCACTTCGAGCCATCGCCGAACGTGAGGACGCCATTCATGGCGTCGATATGGGTCGGCTTTCCGACAGGTTCTTTATCTTTTCCTCCGACGACGCGTGCCATGTCGGAGGAAGTCATTTCTTCGTTGCGATGCAATTCGTGGATCTTCAGGTCTTTCATGACGTTTCTCCTCGAGAAAATTACTGGGGTGTCGAGCACGTTTGTGTGTGCTCGCAAACTCACATTGCACAGGATGTGCCACGCCGTCTGAAAACCCTCAACGTGTTGATAGAAAAGAAAATGTCAGTTTGAAGAACCTGTGGCGAAGTTGCGGGTGGTGCAGTAACCCCAACAGTTGAACAACGCGCTGTCTGTTGAAGGACAACAGGCCTAAACGCGAATGCCCTCGCGCGGTGAGTTAAATGCCGGAAAAAAAGGAGCGTCGATCCGAAGAAGACCGACGCTCAAAAGGAGAACCCGCTGTCCACAGGTTCACACACACCGGGCCGCCATCAATGCATGGGCATGTCTTGCATTGCTGGCTGGTTGTTGTTTAGCGCGCTCTGCTGGGCTGCGTGCATGGCGGCTACTTTTCTTTCCGCTTCCTGAATGTCGGCGGGATAGTCGCTTTCGTCGCCGCGGGACGGATCGTAGCCGGCAGCTTCCAACTCTTCGAGTTCATGGCGCACTTCGGCGCGCGTGACCTGATGCGTGCCGGGCGTGGCCGACGTTTGCGCATAGGCACCGCTTGCCGTTGCCAGAAGGGCGGCGCTTGCAACGAGTGCGCCGGCTGCGGCGCGGACCATGAGACGGTTCAGAGAGGTCAGTTTCATGTCAATACTCCTCGATATGCGAGCGCAATGTTCGAACTCGACGTGAGTCGGCATCAGCACGCTCTGAACGGTTAAACCAGGGGAGTGGAGGTCTTATTCCCGGCAGCGCGTTGAAAAAAGCGCGGGAATAATCACGTCGGATTCCGCGTCTTGCAGTGCGTGAAGACACGAATTGGGGGTGAGCAAAATGAACATCATCGATATGGCCCGTGAATCGGGAATGGCCGTTATCCTCGACGCCCGGATCGGCCGGGAGGAATACCACAGCGTGTGCGGTTCGCTGTCAGCACTGGAGAAATTTGCCGACGCTATCCGCCAGACGCCGGTGAGTCACAAAACGGGTATCGATCGGCGGGAACGGCCTCTCACGCGAGGCCTGAAATGAATCGAACGCGTATTGCGACCTGGAAGCCACTGTATCCGGCCGACATGCTGCGAGCCGCCGGGCGCGCGCCGATAGCGCCTTTTCGGCGGCCGCTGAGTATGGCTGCCCGCGTTGTGAGGGAATCGACTGTCCATACTCTGCTGCGCCGTTGTCAGCTCGTGTCCGGCGTGGTGCTGCTGGTCTATCTGTCCCTGCATCTGGTCAATCACGCGCTTGGGATCTGGTCGCTGGATCTTGCGGGCCGCGGTCTTGTGCTGGCATTGCGGGTGTGGCGCAGCGCACCGGGAAC belongs to Paraburkholderia aromaticivorans and includes:
- a CDS encoding DUF802 domain-containing protein, giving the protein MSRYRIDLVVFLAGLAAVCWIAAGYLGSNPLALAVTLLIGVCYLAGSLELHRYNQATATLTHAVAEMSGPPPSLGTWLEPLHPSLRNAARLRVEGERVALPGPALTPYLVGLLVLLGMLGTLLGMVVTLRGTGMALESATDLQAIRASLAAPVKGLGFAFGTSIAGVATSAMLGLLSALCRRERLQAAQMLDVKIATTLRIYSQSHQREEAFRLLQRQSEVMPTLVDRLQTMMSAIEHQSLALNERQIASQEAFHGRAEAAYTRLANSVEQSLKESVADSTRAAGAALQPVMEATMAGLARETTAMHATVTHAVQRQLDGLSSGFETTTTTVADIWNKALAGHQRSSEELAQHLRASLDRFTDTFEQRSAGLLDGVSARLESTAGNVSQAWNEALSRQESVGEKLAASNQQALAAAAATFEQHAASLLSGVGQSHADLQTELASKDEQRLAVWTEALGAMAATLSKEWEQSGAQTASRQQEICETLAQTARDISAQTQAHASNTIAEIDRLVEAAAEAPKAAANLQAELASRDQQRLAAWTETLGAMAATLSKEWAQSGAQTASRQQEICETLAQTARDISAQTQAHASNTIAEIDRLVQAAAEAPKAAANLQAELASRDQQRLAAWTEALGAMAKTLSDEWQQAGARTASSQQEICETLAQTARDISAQTQAHASDTIAEIGQLVQAASEAPKAAAEVVAELRQKLSESMVRDTAMLQERSRLLETLETLLDAVNHASTEQRTAVDALVATSADLLERVGTRFTDKIEVETGKLGSVAAQVTGSAVEVASLGEAFGTAVQVFGESNDKLVTHLQRIETALDKSLARSDEQLAYYVAQAREVIDLSVMSQKQIVEDLQQLAGRRASVGAEAA
- a CDS encoding OmpA family protein, whose product is MSEDIDGGVEQIAPIWPVFGDLMSVLLGAFVLILVGVIGVQLELSSKLEQEVKQRQLETQRRKTLEQALAGPLAAGRVTLVNGRIGISGNVLFALNSDQLQPQGRDLLKSLAGPLSAYLGANDEILMVSGFTDDQRLREGNRRFADNWELSAQRALTVTRALIDDGVPAPSLFAAAFGSGQPVSSNTDEQGRAKNRRVEIAPVPRPSTSTVKPRE
- a CDS encoding DUF4148 domain-containing protein, with amino-acid sequence MKLTSLNRLMVRAAAGALVASAALLATASGAYAQTSATPGTHQVTRAEVRHELEELEAAGYDPSRGDESDYPADIQEAERKVAAMHAAQQSALNNNQPAMQDMPMH
- a CDS encoding DUF3348 domain-containing protein, which gives rise to MLQAPQRTALSGPALIRLLARLADVDVPESRQSLSDRLSQWLGWTDAIALSSVLNGNPPAVAAGARVFGSAEESEYVRARSSLAKTITGDSVFAADRRRGPARASVHASSQSAPAEPAADYAVFRQRYLSIQQSMEMAIGNLRGRLRGMLATRTPAMARLAVVDAVMERALGERERNLLAAIPALLAGHFERLRAAEQAALAAAEASDEAASSAASNAAALTPGAWLNVFRKDMQSVLLAELDIRLQPVEGLLAALRAS
- a CDS encoding TerB family tellurite resistance protein produces the protein MRTYPRNSPQAAARIVALALISDGHVCSSEERVLQRLNIAGELGLAPAQFEQIVQTLCEDHSVAHLSFAPPVGRLDPAMLTILIDEIDDPVLRRKVIRLCVAVAVADDYLADGEIALLAAVLNAWGPDLTPAVNRHGLPSRVMRGYQRAPATT
- a CDS encoding DUF2894 domain-containing protein — protein: MSNGGDSDQTGVARATLDAWRERGADRLDPVRFHFIDALERRAAGHSGEARRILDERLSGLLDAYAGHIERAASSADDAGVQATDESAHATLKSLVDYIASQNHVPVAIGLPRAASYPELPALDYFREVWSKVRTEKQMRQSLEQVPGNAGPLNSSSLVHRALSLMREVSPGYLKQFLSYVDALSWMEQINGGAAPVGKDAPRAGSTGKSARGKAR
- a CDS encoding alpha/beta fold hydrolase, which translates into the protein MSASPPSLRQQIRFCTSSDDVRIAYASSGSGPVIVKAANWLSHLELDLKSPVWSHLVEELSRKHTLVRYDQRGCGLSDRDVADISFEAWLHDLEAVIDASGVERFTLLGISQGASISIAYAVAHPERVKRLVLYGGYARGKLKRHGGDAMRDEAETLVKLAELGWGQQNPAFRQFFTTQFIPGGTPEQHRWFNELERMTTTPRNAARIMRVFNEIDVVDLLEQVTCPTLVLHASGDARVPFEESRLLAGQIPDARFVPLESENHMLLDTEPAWLRWREEIRNFLSTDVALDPVFATLTPRERDIVELIAGGRDNAQIAARLALSEKTVRNHITSIFAKLEVENRSQAIVLARKAGFDSPAA
- a CDS encoding LysR family transcriptional regulator; translation: MLNYRHLYYFWIVVKEGGFARAAERLDMAVQTISAQVRELEKSIGRQLLKPAGRGVTMTEAGETAFNRAEQIFQLGEALLDEMREAGGEGVARLAVGLSDGISKLAAHALLAPVLGTPSLRLLCHEGEHAELMSELALHRLDLVLACQPAPHNADLRVLSQRLAGSPVDWYGPTEIIRKSARAGFPQCLAEVPVLLPTRHAALRARLDRWFDAQGIRPRIVGEFEDSALMAVFAARGLGVFPLAELGAEDLSLLRGLRWLGRADGVIEEIHAIRSRRGQHHGLASQVVAGAR
- a CDS encoding zf-TFIIB domain-containing protein, translating into MKCPVCKTTDLLMTERRSIEVDYCPDCRGVWLDRGELDKLIAQDAASPDTSAAPRASRESHRERDHSYDSRRGYDDHRSGYQTQKKKRSLFDVFDFD
- a CDS encoding TerC family protein, translating into MDTLLTLAADPAAWAALLTLVVMEIVLGIDNLIFISILSNKLPEAQRARTQRIGIMLALVMRLGLLGTVAWIAQLTAPAITLFGHAFSWRDLILLGGGLFLVWKATCEIHHHVMHAEEERNKAGSTVQLTVAAAIGQILVLDIVFSVDSIITAVGMTEHMPIMFVAVISAVLTMLFAARPLSRFIDRNPTIVTLALSFLLVIGMTLIAEGFGSHVPKAYIYVAMAFSAFVEAMNMLVRRAKSKRVLSTGQ